In Tachypleus tridentatus isolate NWPU-2018 chromosome 3, ASM421037v1, whole genome shotgun sequence, the sequence CCTTGCAtagtaggtgcacttatcagacaaagaatatgtttgaaagaaattcagctttcatctttatgtgaccttgcaggccatgagaacagttcgtttcttcataaatgacaccaacacatcgggatgttcatctgatctatcttttatgtttcccacataccattcatgattgtATATGCATGCCACGTATTTCCCTGgttgataattgtcattgctatcattagaccctatttgagctgctgtagcatcactttcactgctactaccaacagttacaactatgtacacatcatcatctgatagccttctcgtACACaattgatttttatataatacaacCTTGAGTTTTTTGAAGATCAttttcagagatgtaagaatatatggtaaaggctgattagaatctTTCAATggtattcataaattatttcaaaattgtatggatatatttgcacacagtaacacatctgaagtgaagtttgtttttcaagtacaaaacgtatggtcagaggatactttaaaaaattattactcaaaaagtaggttgaacaccatcctgagtGTTTTTTTGTACATcttattcagagatgtaagaatatatggtaaaaatctgaaaaggctgaataactggtgacatggttaAATAGTGGgatgaagtagggctatttttagctaaatcataaaattttgcatgcaactacatttttttacaggagatctaatagacttttaattacaacaattgctgatttatcaactgatgtgttataggaaatttaaaaacaaaattcagcactgtatcatattaagtctcagagatatggcttattaaataaaccaattttttttacaattttgggttttcaggtgattttacagcctcactatgaaaatgcTAAGATAGATAAACATGGTTTGAGACCAGTTTTGAATTCTacgagattaattcagtcagtgtagcaaatttcagccttaccaccattactcttgcagctttaagcagccaaagttgctcgaaaatgaatttgccaaaaaaaacaccttaaattttacagggctgtaaatcagaaactattagagatattgatctaatttCTGGCAAGTTTTCATTacatgggtagatgagcacatgtgaattttttcaaggcattttgagggggtcacctggaaaattttccaaaatctggatgacttgacatggaatgacccatacTGTCTTTAGGTTCAAGTTCTGCCACTGGTGAGTCTTttattgctcagggtattgagATTGGCTTTTTCAGAGTTccttttaataacttatttaatattaGATCTAGTTCAGGACCAGTTGTGGTGGATTAAGACTTATTTTGCCAGTTAAGGATGTTTCACTGTTGTTAGGAAATGATGTGGCTGGGAGAAAAGTTGTTGCTGAACCCAGAATGGTTAGTGAgctgatcactgtttcatctgAGGATGGCAGTGTTGTTGAGAAGAATCCAGACCCAGAATGGTTAGTGAgctgatcactgtttcatctgAGAATGGCAGtgttgttgaggagaatccagACCGAGAATGGTTAGTGAgctgatcactgtttcatctgAGGATGTCAGtgttgttgaggagaatccagACCCAGAATGGTTAGTGAgctgatcactgtttcatctgAGGATGGCAGTGTTGTTGAGAATCCAGACCCAGAATGGTTAGTGAgctgatcactgtttcatctgAGGATGGCAGTGTTGTTGAGAATCCAGACCCAGAACGGTTAGTGAgctgatcactgtttcatctgAGGATGGCAGtgttgttgaggagaatccagATGTATTTCCCTCATTTACCGTGACTTGAGCTCAGGCAAAGAAATTTACCCAAGGACAAATAATAGATACTGGTGACAGTTGACACAGTCACCTGTGAacttgaaaataacagaaataaatgtaACTTCAAACTGAGTAATTCTGACATTCAAGTTAAAGTTGATTGTGTTGTGAATTATACAAGTCCTACTAACAAGAAAGGTTTAATGACATTTTTGGGAAAGGCTGGTTATTACagtaagttttgtaaaataattttctggcattaacaaacctgttgaagaaaaatcaaaagttcaAGGACTCtgaaatgtttctatttatatttaaaaaggtCAAATTTTTATTGTCTACTTACCTTGTATTTGTGTCCCTTTACTGTGATAAGTCTTTCACTTTAACCAGACAATAGAGGTATTGAACACTGTTTGTTATTTTCctaaaaattttaattgttacaaaaataactgttcaactatgtaaaaagaaatatttactttaggGTTAGTTTTATAACATTTGCATCAGAACTTGTTGTTATTACACTGATCACGACACACTGACAGAAGACGGTTAAATTAGAGTATAACATCACAAGAATATGATTTGGAGAGTGACCATGTCAGAGGGGTTGAGAACATGTGCAGAAGTACATTAACATGTAATTTTATGATTGTAAGGTTATCTGTATTGAttgttatatactgttgttattaaaGTTGTATAATTCCTTCACAGCAGgcacggcatggtcaggtgggtaaggcactatTGTTATATACTGTTATGATTAAAGTTGTATAATTCCTTCACagcaggcccagcatggtcaggtgggtaaggcactcgactagcaatctgagaaTCATGGGTTCGAGtcttcgtcataccaaacatgttcgctctttcagctgtgggacattataatgtgattggtcaatcccaccatttgttggtaaaagagttgccaaagagctggcagtgggtggtgatgactagctgccttcactttagtcttacactgctaaattagggatggctagtgcagatagtcataccaaacatgttcgctctttcagctgtgggacattataatgtgattggtcaatcccaccattcgttggtaaaagagttgccaaagagctggcagtgggtggtgatggctagtgcagatagcccttgtgtagctttgcacaaaattcaaaacaaaccaatctctgacagtatattatattaaatgtatctttatcagtgtgtgtgtgtgtatatatatacataatggtTAAAAATTGTCTCATGTCAATTATTAATTCGTTAAGGAGGACagatatattgttatatatctattttaatgttgaatttataaaatacattatgtataCTGTTTAATCTCTGTTGTAAAAGTCCTGCCTATCCAGTAAAATTGGAGAAAATTCttaagtgtaagaatcaacaacatatgtaAACCCTAATGTATTATCTACATTGCtacttaatataaagtttctatACTATAAACCTGAAAAACCAGAGTTGTGGTTGATGCTTATTAATTTGGAACTTCAGAGACTTTACCAGGAACCTGTATAGGtttcgaacattgcaaaccatttaacttcattAGATTAACATTGAACATTAATATTTGTCACAAATATATAACTTTAGCTGTCAAAAACTTGCGAGTGGTCAGTAAAGAGCAAACTAGCTCTTGATTAAATGAATTATATCTGCACAATTAATTAATTCACTCATGGTCATATGAAGGAAGTTTCAGGTCAGATAAAAGACTCACTTtagtgtataaaacattattagtaataattattttaatttcacaagtGGATTTAGTGCTTTCTGGTTTTTGGTGATCATCTGTAATAACCCGTAACGTACACTCTCGGGCAGAtgtaattgtttggtattactttTCAAAGTGATATTTTCAGCAACTTTAACATTGAGTTGGTCATCTTAAAGATTAAACACTATTATATAACAGAACCACTATGTGAAAgtgttacttttattgtttttacatacacaagtttattttgaatgaaaagtGGACAGTGTTTAGAACTGTTGGATGCACCGTGCATTGAGAAAGGTAAATTATTCAGTGGTTACTGTGTTTTCCTTATTTGTATcataactagtttgtttgttttttaaatagagTTGGCACAACAGGAGTCTGTCTTCAATCCCATTAAACCAAAATTGATTTCCAGTTTTAGAACAGAAGAAATGCATTGGGTAtttactttgtaacaatgttatggTAAAACCAGAGTGGTATAAACAGTGTCTTTACAGTAGTATAATAAAGGAATATTTGATGGATCAAAGCTGTGAgtagttttatttagttatagAAAGTTATGGAGTCAGGAGATCCTTAATGGAGCAACAGGAACGTTAATGCCCCATAATTTATGTACGTATTAATTTACATTATGgctacttatttttattatttcagggtCGAGTCCGAACTAAGACGGTTAAAAAGGCATCACgtgtaataattgaaaaatattacacACGTCTTACTCTGGATTTCCACACAAATAAAAGGATATGTGAAGAGATTGCTATAATACCAAGCAAAAAGTTGAGGAACAAGATTGCTGGgtaaggtgttttatttctttcttgaACTGTATGTTTGTGATAATTACTAATCATTCTTCATAATTAGATATTTTGTGCTTTACTTCTTGTGAAGAGAAAATGTTCTTACATATTGTAACCTTTCAAAAAAATATTAGATTATACTTgttagtgactaaaatataatagttgttccCAATGTCTATTTGGTAAGTGCAATTTcgagaaaatatatttgaaaatgtttcactGGAGTTTCTTTATGTTACAACTGTGTTACAAATACCATGTAGGTGAAGCAGTAGATGGTAGCACTTTAAAGGATTTATAAAAGAGGAATAATTGATTTCCTGAAAAGTGAACAGTGGTTTTAACTTTGTAATGAGTTGTTGTGCAAGGCTATAGAgcatgtaattttattaaaatcaattattcagatattactgtttttaattaacaGGTTTGTCACTCACTTGATGAAAAGAATACAGAGAGGACCCGTTCGAGGGATCTCCATCAAACTTCAAGAAGAAGAGAGAGAGCGCAGGGACAACTATGTACCGGATGTAAGTTCAAATAATTTTGTCTTCAAGCTTGTTACTTGTCACGCCACAAGTAATGTCTCTGATTGTCTGTACCAGTTGAGACTCTGTATTTCAGGCTTTTGTTACTTGATGTTTTGGTAAAACGTGGTTAAGGTTTGATCATAATTGTGTTTGTGGTCAAGTGTGAAAAAGGTAGAAGTTAATACGGTGAAATGTGTAACTGGAATTGTGAAACATGATAAACATTAGAATTAATTACTGTCAGTAGTAACCTTGGAGCAGTATGGTTGAAAGGTTAAAAGTTAAATGAGTAATGCTAAGCCTAAAGTTAACCTAAAAATTTAtctcaagatgactggtatgggtattaacacttttattaaaataaaaaagagaacaatgttttgaccttattaggtcatcttcaggttaacaaagagtttgcagtTGACCACTGCCTGGCACATGTCTTAAGAAAGAATGTAAACAGGCACAGCATTgaagttaggttattaattggtaaagttgttcctttatattggttgaattttggttttagttgctgtataagtagggcttctttgattttgtgtttgtttatatttgtttcccaacatagtatctgggtgttttctgtgattatgttgtgtttatttgatttgcagagtTTAAAGATGcttgaagttttgttgttgtttgaaccaagtttccatttttctccagtaaatttggtgtttactggaatgttgtgttttgttataagttttttccatatgttggttattttttcactgatgtcgggaacatatggtatacagc encodes:
- the RpS17 gene encoding ribosomal protein S17 gives rise to the protein MGRVRTKTVKKASRVIIEKYYTRLTLDFHTNKRICEEIAIIPSKKLRNKIAGFVTHLMKRIQRGPVRGISIKLQEEERERRDNYVPDVSAIDLDVIEVDPDTTEMLKQMDMDKIPGLQVASLLPFRGGPRA